A single Gemmatimonadota bacterium DNA region contains:
- the uvrC gene encoding excinuclease ABC subunit UvrC translates to MTVPETVAQKLQHLPDGPGVYLWKGADGVVLYVGKAKRLRSRVRSYFASDHPFSLKTQHLVRNIADLETIVVPTEAHALILEANLIKEYHPKFNIALRDDKSYPYIKVTVNEPFARMFVTRQVSNDGAKYFGPYTDVGAMRRSLNVVRRIFTVRSCNYDMPREMPERPCLDYFIQRCKAPCVFKQTQAEYAAMIDEVVLFLEGRSDEVVRRVRERMELAASSLDFERAAELRDALMHLERMEEPTVVLRVEGGDRDVIGYARDGDDAVVALLRIREGKLLAREHRFMENVDGEDDADVLRLFLAGSYIAMPEHASELVLPFDFPDRELIEESLPGQRIHIPQRGVRRELVQLAEQNARHLLEELKLASAESDVRAGEPVYELARELSLQKLPRTMVCFDISTAQGTDTVGSCVFFENGRAKRGEYRKFKVKTVVGTDDFASMNEVVTRYFNRRKEDGKQLPDLIVIDGGKGQLSAAHEALASIGLGDRPLISLAKREEEIFVWGRAEPLRLSRRSAALRLLQQIRDEAHRFAVTFNRKRRSMRTVTSELLSIPGVGPVKRRQLIQAFGSVQGVRDASLDEIAVLPGFTKASAQRLKDQLAASDVVAPASAVPSPE, encoded by the coding sequence TACTTCGCGAGCGACCACCCCTTCAGTCTCAAGACGCAGCATCTGGTACGCAACATCGCCGACCTCGAGACGATCGTCGTCCCGACGGAAGCGCACGCGCTCATACTCGAGGCGAACCTGATCAAGGAGTATCATCCCAAGTTCAACATCGCGCTCCGGGATGACAAGTCGTATCCATACATCAAGGTCACGGTGAACGAGCCCTTCGCGCGCATGTTCGTCACGCGACAGGTAAGCAACGACGGCGCAAAGTATTTCGGCCCGTACACGGACGTCGGCGCGATGCGTCGCTCGCTCAACGTGGTGAGGCGCATCTTCACCGTGCGCTCGTGCAACTACGACATGCCGCGCGAGATGCCGGAGCGTCCGTGCCTCGACTACTTCATCCAGCGTTGCAAGGCGCCATGCGTGTTCAAGCAGACGCAGGCGGAATACGCCGCGATGATCGACGAGGTGGTGCTGTTCCTGGAAGGGCGTTCCGACGAAGTGGTGCGCAGAGTGCGAGAGCGAATGGAGCTCGCGGCGTCGAGCCTGGACTTCGAGCGTGCTGCGGAGCTGCGTGACGCGCTGATGCACCTGGAGCGCATGGAAGAACCGACGGTCGTTCTGCGCGTGGAAGGTGGCGATCGCGACGTAATCGGCTATGCGCGCGATGGCGACGATGCTGTGGTCGCGCTTCTACGTATAAGAGAAGGGAAGCTGCTCGCGCGCGAGCACCGCTTCATGGAGAACGTGGACGGTGAGGATGACGCAGACGTATTACGGCTGTTCCTTGCCGGCAGTTACATCGCCATGCCCGAGCACGCGTCCGAGCTGGTGCTTCCATTCGATTTCCCGGACCGCGAGCTGATCGAGGAATCGTTGCCCGGCCAACGCATACACATCCCGCAAAGGGGTGTTCGTCGCGAGCTCGTCCAGCTGGCCGAGCAGAATGCGCGGCACCTGCTGGAGGAGCTGAAGCTCGCATCGGCGGAGTCCGATGTGCGCGCGGGCGAGCCGGTGTACGAGCTCGCGCGAGAACTCTCGCTGCAGAAGTTGCCGCGCACCATGGTGTGTTTCGACATCTCGACAGCGCAGGGCACAGATACCGTCGGCTCCTGCGTGTTCTTCGAGAATGGCCGCGCCAAGCGCGGCGAGTATCGCAAGTTCAAGGTGAAGACTGTCGTTGGAACTGACGACTTCGCTTCGATGAACGAAGTCGTCACCCGGTACTTCAACCGTCGCAAGGAAGATGGAAAGCAGCTTCCCGATCTCATCGTCATCGATGGCGGGAAGGGACAACTTTCCGCTGCGCACGAAGCCCTCGCTTCCATCGGACTCGGTGACCGCCCGCTGATCAGCCTGGCGAAGCGCGAAGAGGAGATCTTCGTATGGGGCAGAGCGGAGCCGCTCAGGCTCTCACGCCGGTCAGCGGCGCTGCGACTTCTGCAGCAGATTCGGGATGAAGCTCACAGATTCGCGGTAACGTTCAATCGCAAGCGTCGCAGCATGCGAACGGTGACGTCGGAGCTGCTCTCGATACCCGGAGTCGGTCCCGTAAAGCGGCGCCAGTTGATTCAGGCCTTCGGAAGCGTTCAGGGGGTGCGCGACGCATCGCTGGACGAGATTGCCGTTCTACCCGGCTTCACGAAGGCCTCGGCGCAGCGTCTCAAGGATCAGTTGGCGGCCTCCGACGTGGTGGCGCCGGCGTCTGCCGTGCCATCTCCGGAATAG